A stretch of Glandiceps talaboti chromosome 18, keGlaTala1.1, whole genome shotgun sequence DNA encodes these proteins:
- the LOC144449007 gene encoding vacuolar protein sorting-associated protein 29 isoform X1 has translation MLVLVLGDLHIPYRCNSLPAKFKKLLVPGKIQHILCTGNLCTKESVDYLKTLASDVHVVRGDFEENLNYPEQKVVTVGQFRIGLCHGHQVVPWGDIESLALVARQLDVDILISGQTHKFEAFEHENKFFINPGSATGAYSPLDTNVSPSFVLMDIQASTVVTYVYQLLGEEVKVERIEYKK, from the exons ATG TTGGTTCTTGTACTTGGAGATCTTCACATACCATACAGGTGTAACAGTTTACCTGCTAAATTTAAAAAGCTGTTAGTTCCAGGAAAGATCCAACATATTTTATGTACAGGTAATCTGTGTACCAAGGAGTCTGTTGATTACCTCAAAACATTAGCAAGTGATGTCCATGTTGTCAGGGGAGACTTTGAGGAG AATTTGAATTACCCAGAACAGAAGGTGGTAACAGTTGGACAGTTTCGTATTGGCTTATGTCACGGACATCAAGTGGTTCCGTGGGGTGATATTGAAAGCTTAGCATTGGTAGCAAGGCAGCTAGATGTTGATATTCTCATTTCTGGACAAACACATAAATTTGAAGCAtttgaacatgaaaataaattctTCATAAATCCAGGGTCAGCTACAGGAGCTTACAGTCCTCTTGATAC GAATGTGTCACCATCATTTGTTCTTATGGATATCCAGGCATCAACAGTAGTAACATAtgtttaccagttactaggtgAAGAGGTCAAAGTTGAAAGAATAGAATACAAAAAGTAA
- the LOC144449007 gene encoding vacuolar protein sorting-associated protein 29 isoform X2, with the protein MLVLVLGDLHIPYRCNSLPAKFKKLLVPGKIQHILCTGNLCTKESVDYLKTLASDVHVVRGDFEENLNYPEQKVVTVGQFRIGLCHGHQVVPWGDIESLALVARQLDVDILISGQTHKFEAFEHENKFFINPGSATGAYSPLDTNVSPSFVLMDIQASTVVTYVYQLLGEEVKVERIEYKK; encoded by the exons atg TTGGTTCTTGTACTTGGAGATCTTCACATACCATACAGGTGTAACAGTTTACCTGCTAAATTTAAAAAGCTGTTAGTTCCAGGAAAGATCCAACATATTTTATGTACAGGTAATCTGTGTACCAAGGAGTCTGTTGATTACCTCAAAACATTAGCAAGTGATGTCCATGTTGTCAGGGGAGACTTTGAGGAG AATTTGAATTACCCAGAACAGAAGGTGGTAACAGTTGGACAGTTTCGTATTGGCTTATGTCACGGACATCAAGTGGTTCCGTGGGGTGATATTGAAAGCTTAGCATTGGTAGCAAGGCAGCTAGATGTTGATATTCTCATTTCTGGACAAACACATAAATTTGAAGCAtttgaacatgaaaataaattctTCATAAATCCAGGGTCAGCTACAGGAGCTTACAGTCCTCTTGATAC GAATGTGTCACCATCATTTGTTCTTATGGATATCCAGGCATCAACAGTAGTAACATAtgtttaccagttactaggtgAAGAGGTCAAAGTTGAAAGAATAGAATACAAAAAGTAA